The following are from one region of the Macaca thibetana thibetana isolate TM-01 chromosome 2, ASM2454274v1, whole genome shotgun sequence genome:
- the VWA5B2 gene encoding von Willebrand factor A domain-containing protein 5B2, with product MTVTLHSSRELPSRPDGVLHVALPTVLTPLAPPGPLGPPRPPGLCDDSPTSCFGVGSPQEEGLAWEEPAAPQDVFSGPARCPAPYTFSFEMLVTGPCLLAGLESPSHALRADAPPHASSAATICVTLAEGHHCDRALEILLHPSEPHQPHLMLEGGSLSSAEYEARVRARRDFQRLQRRDSDGDRQVWFLQRRFHKDILLNPVLVLSFCPDLSSKPGHLGTATRELLFLLDGSSAAHKDAIVLAVKSLPPQTLINLAVFGTLVQPLFPESRPCSDDAVQLICESIETLKIPSGPPDVLAALDWAMGQPQHRAYPRQLFLLTAASPMAATTHRTLELMRWHRGTARCFSFGLGPTCHQLLQGLSALSRGQAYFLRPGQRLQPMLVQALRKALEPALSDISVDWFVPDTVEALLTPREIPALYPGDQLLGYCSLFRVDGFRPRPPGGQEPGWQSLGGSVFPSPEEAPSAASPGTEPTGTSEPLGTGTVSAELSSPWAAGDLERTGTDALTDPVTDPGPNPSSDTAIWRRIFQSSYIREQYVLTHCSASPEPGPGSTGSSESPGSQGPGSPESSAPLEPPSQQGCRSLAWGEPAGSRSCPLPAPTPAPFKVGALSTEVLGRQHRAALAGRSLSSPPGRANQVPGRPRKPSLGAILDGPSPEPGQQLGQGLDDSGSLLSPAPMDWDMLMEPPFLFTAVPPSGEPAPPAVPPQAPRCHVVIRGLCGEQPMCWEVGVGLETLWGPGDGSQPPSPPVREAAWDQALHRLTAASVVRDNEQLALRGGAETTADRGHARRCWLRALQTSKVSSAPSCFTCPVAVDATTREVLPGVLQVCSSEPAEPPGTPPAAHSRLDAAPLPTVVYSKGLQGGSPAGAWDSDGNGNSKCALGDAATPMEGPRCPPPRSPSRLSLGRRHKLCRPDLGQANNSEGIDHDYLPLVRLQEAPGSFRLDAPFCAAVRISQERLCRASPFAVHRASLSPTSASLPWALLGPGVGQGDSATASCSPSPSSGSEGPGQVDSGRGSDTEASEGAEGLGGTDLRGRTWATAVALAWLEHRCAAAFGEWELTAAKADCWLRAQHLPDGLDLAALKAAARGLFLLLRHWDQNLQLHLLCYSPANV from the exons ATGACAGTGACCCTGCACAGCAGCCGGGAGCTGCCCTCAAGGCCTGACGGGGTGCTGCATGTGGCCCTGCCCACTGTGCTCACCCCACTGGCCCCGCCAGGCCCGCTGGGGCCCCCCAGGCCTCCGGGGCTCTGTGACGACAG CCCCACCAGCTGCTTCGGGGTGGGCAGCCCTCAGGAAGAAGGACTGGCGTGGGAGGAGCCAGCTGCCCCTCAGGACGTGTTCTCAGGCCCTGCCCGATGCCCTGCCCCATATACCTTCTCCTTCGAGATGCTGGTGACTGGGCCATGCCTGCTTGCAG GCCTGGAGAGCCCCTCTCATGCCCTGCGGGCAGATGCCCCCCCTCATGCCAGCTCTGCAGCCACCATCTGTGTCACACTGGCAGAGGGCCACCACTGTGACCGGGCCTTGGAGATCCTGCTACACCCCAGTG AGCCCCATCAGCCACACCTGATGCTGGAGGGCGGCAGCCTGAGCTCAGCAGAATATGAGGCCCGGGTAAGGGCCCGCCGAGATTTCCAGAGGCTACAGCGAAGGGACAGTGATGGGGACCGGCAG GTGTGGTTCCTGCAGCGACGCTTCCACAAGGACATCCTGCTGAACCCTGTGCTGGTGCTGAGCTTCTGCCCGGACCTGAGCTCCAAGCCCGGACACCTGGggacagctactcgggagctacTCTTCCTGTTGGATGGCAGCAGCGCGGCACACAAG GATGCCATTGTTTTGGCTGTGAAGTCCCTCCCGCCTCAGACGCTTATCAACCTGGCCGTGTTTGGGACGTTGGTGCAGCCACTCTTCCCAGAGAGCCGGCCTTGCAGTGAT GACGCTGTGCAGCTGATCTGTGAGAGCATTGAGACCCTGAAGATTCCAAGCGGGCCTCCAGACGTGCTGGCTGCTCTGGACTGGGCCATGGGGCAGCCCCAGCACAGGGCCTACCCTCGGCAGCTGTTcctgctcactgctgcctcacCCATGGCTGCCACTACCCACCGAACCCTGGAGCTCATGAGGTGGCACAGGGGGACAGCCAG ATGCTTCTCCTTTGGGCTGGGGCCCACCTGCCACCAGCTGCTCCAGGGTTTATCTGCCCTCAGCAGGGGCCAGGCCTACTTCCTGAGGcctgggcagaggctgcagcccATG CTGGTGCAGGCTCTGCGGAAGGCACTGGAGCCTGCCCTGAGTGATATCTCTGTGGACTGGTTTGTGCCCGACACCGTGGAGGCACTGCTGACCCCCCGGGAGATCCCAGCACTCTACCCTGGGGACCAGCTCCTCGGTTACTGCTCACTCTTCAGGGTGGATGGCTTCCGGCCCCGCCCACCAGGG GGCCAAGAGCCTGGCTGGCAGAGCTTGGGTGGGTCCGTGTTTCCATCCCCAGAAGAGGCCCCATCTGCTGCCAGCCCTGGCACTGAGCCCACTGGCACCTCGGAGCCACTGGGAACAGGCACCGTGTCAGCAGAACTGTCCAGCCCATGGGCTGCCGGGGACTTGGAGCGGA CAGGTACTGATGCTCTGACAGACCCAGTCACGGATCCTGGACCCAACCCCTCCTCTGACACAGCCATATGGCGCCGCATCTTCCAGTCCTCGTACATTCGGGAGCAGTATGTGCTCACCCACTGCTCTGCCAGCCCCGAGCCAGGCCCAGGCTCCACAGGCAGCAGTGAGTCCCCAGGCTCCCAGGGCCCTGGCTCCCCCGAAAGTAGTGCTCCCCTGGAGCCCCCTTCTCAGCAAGGTTGCCGCAGTCTGGCCTGGGGAGAACCTGCAGGCTCCCGCTCCTGTCCCCTGCCTGCACCCACACCGGCTCCATTCAAG GTGGGGGCCTTGAGTACTGAGGTGCTGGGCCGTCAGCACAGAGCGGCTCTGGCTGGCCGAAGCCTCTCTTCACCTCCAGGCCGGGCAAACCAAGTCCCCGGCCGACCTCGGAAACCCTCTTTGGGTGCAATACTAGATGGCCCAAGTCCTGAGCCAGGCCAACAATTGGGACAAGGCCTGGATGACTCAG GAAGCCTGCTCTCCCCAGCCCCCATGGACTGGGACATGCTGATGGAACCACCCTTCTTATTCACGGCTGTGCCTCCCAGTGGGGAGCCGGCCCCTCCGGCAGTGCCTCCCCAGGCTCCACGCTGCCATGTGGTGATCCGGGGCCTGTGTGGGGAGCAGCCTATGTGCTGGGAGGTGGGTGTTGGGCTGGAGACACTGTGGGGACCTGGAGATGGCTCACAGCCTCCCTCACCTCCTGTAAGAGAAGCTGCTTGGGACCAAGCACTCCATCGGCTGACAGCAGCCTCTGTGGTCCGGGACAATGAGCAGCTGGCCCTCCGAGGAGGGGCCGAGACCACAGCAGACCGGG GCCATGCCCGGAGGTGCTGGCTTCGAGCCCTTCAGACAAGTAAGGTCAGCTCTGCCCCTTCCTGCTTCACTTGCCCTGTAGCTGTGGATGCTACCACTAGGGAGGTCCTGCCTGGGGTCCTGCAGGTGTGCAGCTCAG AGCCAGCTGAGCCCCCAGGAACCCCTCCTGCCGCTCACAGCCGTCTAGATGCAGCTCCTCTGCCTACTGTTGTCTACTCTAAAG GACTTCAGGGAGGCTCTCCAGCAGGCGCCTGGGACTCGGACGGAAATGGCAACTCCAAGTGTGCTTTGGGGGACGCTGCCACTCCCATGGAAGGTCCTCGCTGCCCACCTCCCCGTTCTCCCTCTCGGCTTAGCCTGGGCCGCCGTCACAAACTCTGTAGACCTGACCTGGGCCAGGCCAACAACAGTGAAGGCATCGACCATGACTACCTGCCCCTG GTGCGGCTGCAGGAGGCACCAGGCTCCTTCCGCCTGGACGCGCCCTTCTGTGCCGCCGTGCGCATCTCGCAGGAGCGCCTCTGCCGCGCCTCCCCCTTTGCCGTGCACCGTGccagcctcagccccacctcGGCCTCATTGCCCTGGGCACTTCTAGGCCCTGGTGTTGGTCAGGGTGACAGTGCCACAGCCTCCTGCAGCCCGTCCCCCAGCTCGGGCTCCGAGGGTCCGGGCCAGGTGGACAGTGGGCGGGGCTCAGATACCGAGGCCTCGGAGGGGGCGGAAGGGCTGGGCGGCACCGACCTGCGGGGCCGGACCTGGGCCACTGCCGTGGCGCTCGCCTGGCTAGAGCACCGATGCGCTGCTGCCTTTGGCGAGTGGGAACTGACAGCAGCCAAGGCTGATTGCTGGCTGCGGGCCCAGCACTTGCCTGACGGCCTTGATCTGGCCGCCCTCAAGGCCGCAGCCCGGGGGCTCTTCCTGCTACTGCGCCACTGGGACCAGAACCTGCAGCTACACCTGCTGTGCTACAGCCCAGCAAACGTGTGA
- the ALG3 gene encoding dol-P-Man:Man(5)GlcNAc(2)-PP-Dol alpha-1,3-mannosyltransferase isoform X3, which yields MAQVEGVISGTYDYTQLQGDTGPLVYPAGFVYIFMGLYYATGRGTDIRMAQNIFAVLYLATLLLVFLIYHQTCKVPPFVFFFMCCASYRVHSIFVLRLFNDPVAMVLLFLSINFLLAQRWGWGCCFFSLAVSVKMNVLLFAPGLLFLLLTQFGFRGALPKLGICAGLQVVLGLPFLLENPIGYLSRSFDLGRQFLFRWTVNWRFLPEALFLHRAFHLALLAAHLTLLLLFALCRWHRTGESILSLLRDPSKRKVPPQPLTPNQIVSTLFTSNFIGICFSRSLHYQFYVWYFHTLPYLLWATPARWLTHLLRLLVLGLIELSWNTYPSTSCSSAALHVCHAVILLQLWLGLQPFPKSTQHSKKAH from the exons ATGGCCCAGGTAGAAGGCGTCATCAGTGGTACCTATGACTATACCCAACTGCAGGGTGACACCGGACCACTTGT GTACCCAGCTGGTTTCGTGTACATCTTTATGGGGCTGTACTATGCCACTGGCCGAGGCACTGACATCCGCATGGCCCAGAACATCTTTGCTGTGCTCTACCTGGCCACCTTGCTGCTTGTTTTCTTGATCTATCACCAGACCTGCAAG GTACCTCCCTTCGTCTTTTTCTTCATGTGCTGCGCCTCTTACCGTGTCCACTCCATCTTTGTGCTGCGGCTCTTCAATGACCCAGTGGCTATGGTGCTGCTCTTCCTCAGTATCAACTTCCTGTTGGCCCAgcgctggggctggggctgctgcttTTTCAG CCTGGCAGTCTCTGTGAAGATGAATGTGCTCCTCTTCGCCCCTGGGTTACTGTTTCTTCTCCTCACGCAGTTTGGCTTCCGTGGGGCCCTCCCCAAGCTGGGCATCTGTGCTGGCCTTCAG GTGGTGCTGGGGCTGCCCTTCCTGCTGGAGAACCCCATCGGCTACCTGTCCCGCTCCTTTGACCTTGGCCGCCAGTTTCTGTTCCGCTGGACAGTGAACTGGCGCTTCCTCCCGGAGGCTCTCTTCCTGCATCGAGCCTTCCACCTGGCCCTGTTGGctgcccacctcaccctgctCCTTCTGTTTGCCCTCTGCAGGTGGCACAG GACAGGAGAAAGTATCTTGTCGCTCCTGAGGGATCCCTCCAAAAGGAAGGTTCCACCCCAGCCCCTTACACCTAACCA GATTGTTTCTACCCTCTTCACCTCCAACTTCATTGGCATCTGCTTCAGCCGCTCCCTCCACTACCAGTTCTATGTCTGGTATTTCCACACACTGCCCTACCTCCTGTGGGCCACGCCTGCACGCTGGCTCACACACCTGCTCAG GTTGTTGGTGCTGGGGCTCATCGAGCTCTCCTGGAACACATACCCCTCCACATCCTGCAGCTCTGCTGCCCTGCATGTATGCCATGCTGTCATCCTGCTGCAGCTCTGGCTGGGCCTGCAGCCTTTCCCCAAGAGCACCCAACACAGCAAGAAAGCTCACTGA
- the ALG3 gene encoding dol-P-Man:Man(5)GlcNAc(2)-PP-Dol alpha-1,3-mannosyltransferase isoform X2, translating into MAAARLARAAPAAAGAALHAAGGRLPLPGGDTEIDWKAYMAQVEGVISGTYDYTQLQGDTGPLVYPAGFVYIFMGLYYATGRGTDIRMAQNIFAVLYLATLLLVFLIYHQTCKVPPFVFFFMCCASYRVHSIFVLRLFNDPVAMVLLFLSINFLLAQRWGWGCCFFSLAVSVKMNVLLFAPGLLFLLLTQFGFRGALPKLGICAGLQVVLGLPFLLENPIGYLSRSFDLGRQFLFRWTVNWRFLPEALFLHRAFHLALLAAHLTLLLLFALCRWHRTGESILSLLRDPSKRKVPPQPLTPNQIVSTLFTSNFIGICFSRSLHYQFYVWYFHTLPYLLWATPARWLTHLLRLLVLGLIELSWNTYPSTSCSSAALHVCHAVILLQLWLGLQPFPKSTQHSKKAH; encoded by the exons ACACAGAGATTGACTGGAAGGCATACATGGCCCAGGTAGAAGGCGTCATCAGTGGTACCTATGACTATACCCAACTGCAGGGTGACACCGGACCACTTGT GTACCCAGCTGGTTTCGTGTACATCTTTATGGGGCTGTACTATGCCACTGGCCGAGGCACTGACATCCGCATGGCCCAGAACATCTTTGCTGTGCTCTACCTGGCCACCTTGCTGCTTGTTTTCTTGATCTATCACCAGACCTGCAAG GTACCTCCCTTCGTCTTTTTCTTCATGTGCTGCGCCTCTTACCGTGTCCACTCCATCTTTGTGCTGCGGCTCTTCAATGACCCAGTGGCTATGGTGCTGCTCTTCCTCAGTATCAACTTCCTGTTGGCCCAgcgctggggctggggctgctgcttTTTCAG CCTGGCAGTCTCTGTGAAGATGAATGTGCTCCTCTTCGCCCCTGGGTTACTGTTTCTTCTCCTCACGCAGTTTGGCTTCCGTGGGGCCCTCCCCAAGCTGGGCATCTGTGCTGGCCTTCAG GTGGTGCTGGGGCTGCCCTTCCTGCTGGAGAACCCCATCGGCTACCTGTCCCGCTCCTTTGACCTTGGCCGCCAGTTTCTGTTCCGCTGGACAGTGAACTGGCGCTTCCTCCCGGAGGCTCTCTTCCTGCATCGAGCCTTCCACCTGGCCCTGTTGGctgcccacctcaccctgctCCTTCTGTTTGCCCTCTGCAGGTGGCACAG GACAGGAGAAAGTATCTTGTCGCTCCTGAGGGATCCCTCCAAAAGGAAGGTTCCACCCCAGCCCCTTACACCTAACCA GATTGTTTCTACCCTCTTCACCTCCAACTTCATTGGCATCTGCTTCAGCCGCTCCCTCCACTACCAGTTCTATGTCTGGTATTTCCACACACTGCCCTACCTCCTGTGGGCCACGCCTGCACGCTGGCTCACACACCTGCTCAG GTTGTTGGTGCTGGGGCTCATCGAGCTCTCCTGGAACACATACCCCTCCACATCCTGCAGCTCTGCTGCCCTGCATGTATGCCATGCTGTCATCCTGCTGCAGCTCTGGCTGGGCCTGCAGCCTTTCCCCAAGAGCACCCAACACAGCAAGAAAGCTCACTGA